GTTCAATGTTTGCCAACCGTTGACGAATGCAACGCTGGTGAAGAACGGCCTTGTTACTCCGGTCGTCCAGGCACGCAAGACAAAGGTATCTGTGAACTTGGAACTGAGTCCTGCGAACAAGGACGCTGGTCCGGTAAATGCGAAGGCGAAGTTCGTCCTGAAGCTGAAGAGACGTGTGGCGACAACCTCGATAACAACTGTAATGGTGTGGTCGAAGAAAATTGTCCCATCACACCACCAGACCCAGAGCCAGAGCCAGAGCCAGATATGGGCGCTGATGATATGGGTGCAGAAGATATGGGCGAGGCCCCAGCGCCTGGCAGCTCAGACTCCTCGGATGATGGTTGCGGCTGCGCCACTGTGGACCAAAAGCAAGACTCGCCCTACGGGCTCGTCGTCCTAGGTCTCTTTGGTGCCTTCATCCTGCGCCGTTTCCTGTAGGCGAACTACCCAACTAACGAGGAAGGAGCCCTCGTTGACACGAGTTCCAGCGCCAGTTTCCTTGCTTTTTCAGACTCGCCTGCGCCAATGGCCTCGGCGATGGTTCGATGAGAAGACAAGTTGTTGAGCTCCTCCATCAGGACTACCGCCATCAATTCACGCATCTGATCGTAGAGCTCTCGAATCGAGTTGAAGGCGAGTTGGTAGGCGACGTTTTGCGAACCTCGAATGACGGTCGCCCAGAACTCCATGTTTAGGTCTTGGCGTGCGCTCAAGTCGCCAAGCTTCATCTCTTCACAAATCCTGAGCAGGTTTTCAGCGATCTCCGGGCTTCGAATCGCGCAAAGTCTCGCGATATCAGCGGCCATGGCGCTTCGCATTTCCATCACGCTTCTCGCGACTTCAAAATCAATCTGACCATCCGCATCAAAAATGAGCGAAGAAATCAGCTCGGTGCCAGCGGTCTCCCAGAAGTCCAAGACTCGCGTAGATTCGCCTTGATGAATGGTGATGAGCTTTGCCTGTTCAAGGCGTTTGAGGGCTTCGCGGACGGCACCTCGGTTGACCCCAAGGGTTTCAGCCAAATGCCTCTCGCTCGGAAGTGTTTCGCCGGCCGCGAGCTCGCCCGCTAGAATTCTCTGTCTCAGTTGTTCAAAAACAGAGTCTGAGACAGATTTTTTCGTTATTGGCGTAAACATTTCGTCAACTCGTCGGTAGAATGCGTTCGACCAAGTGGTCATACCAGATGAGGTTCATCTCGGGAATGTAACGAAAAGATTTGGGTTGATTATTCGTGGACGATGTAAAAGAGTAGCGAGCAGCGTTCCTGCAGTTTCCTAGGAGTAACTATGGCGTTTGTAATTACTGAACCGTGCTTGGGTACGTGCGATACCTCGTGTGTAGAATCTTGTCCGGTAGATTGCATTCACGGCCCGCTACCAGTGGACGAGGTCAAGGACCTCCAAGCCGCTGGTGACACTGAGGCCCTGGCGAATATACAGATGTTTATTGATCCAGACGTATGTATCGATTGTGGATGTTGCGTACCCGAGTGTCCCGTTGAGGCCATTTTTGAAGAGGACGATGTTCCTGGAAAGTGGTCGAATTTCATCAAACTCAATGCAGACTTTTTTGCGTAAGGACACTCGATGGCGAGAATTGATATTCGCGACCACATCGCATTTGACCGAAAGACCGTCTACGAGACCTTTAGAGACCATCTGAAGGAGTTGCAGCCTTACCTCCCTACGATTGAGTCAATCGAGGTTGAGAGCTACGACAGGCTCGATGATACGATGGTTAAGATCGTCAACATTTGGAAGGCCTCAGAGGGGGATATTCCCGCAATGGCGTCTAAGTTTATCAAGCCTGAAATGTTGCGCTGGACCGACCGCGCCACGTGGTTTGATGACCAGCATATCTGCAACTGGGACATGGAAGTTGGCTTCCTAAAAGAGGCGATTTCTTGCAGCGGTACAACTCGTTATATCGAGAAAGGTAACGGGACCGAGGTGCATATCGAAGGCAATCTTCGTGTGGATGCCTCAAAGATCCCCGGTGTGCCGCGCCTGGTCGCTGGAAAGGTCTCTGATGTCGTCGAAGGCTTTGTGGTCAAAATGATCACTCCCAACCTCAAAGAAGTGAATCGCGGCTGCGAAAAGCATCTTTCGAAGTAGTTGGCCCACCCTTTGCAGTCTGTTGGCGTCGATGAAGACGTTCAACGGAGCAAATCGTGAAAGAATTAGAAAGACATGATATCTCAGGCATCGCCGCCCAGGTATGCCTGAGCCTCGCCTTGCACATGGCCCTCATCGGTGGCGCAATTTGGCTGGTCACCTAAAGAAATAAATTTCTTATCGCTTGAGGTTTTGCCACGCCCGTCTGCATTGATTTGTGTTTTCAGGCGAGAAAGGCAATACGATGGCTTTATTGATAGACCCAGCCCACGTCCAGAGAGCGAGAGCCTACGCACCATTCACGGCGTTCGTGGGCGGGTTTGTATTCGATATTCTGACTTTGAGGGGGCCGCTCAACTGGCTCAATCTCGGCGCGCTTGGAGCCTATGCGCTGCTTGTCTCGGTGCTGCTTATCCTTCAGGCTCGCGGCGCGTTTGAAAAGTGGAGCAAATGGCTCTCGTACGCCACCCAGTTTGGTCTTGGCGCGCTCTTCAGCGCTATGGTGGTGCTCTACTTCAAAAGTTCACACCAGCTCTTCTCGTTCCTCTTCGTGATGATTCTTTTCTGCGGCATGGTCGCGAACGAATTTCTTCACAAAGACAAAAGACTGCGCGAAATCATCTGGGGAATTTATGCCGTTTCGTTGGCGATGCTCCTGAACTTCGTGATTCCCTACGCGCTAGATAGTGTGCGACCCGTCTACTTTTACCTGAGTACGGCCATGGCGCTGGGATTGGTAGTTGTGGTGTGGCTGCTCGCGGGGCGCATCAAGCAGCTCTTGCGCGGGCCGCTGATATCCGTGGGGATCCTGGTGGGCGTATATGCGATTGGCCTGATCCCGCCGGTACCGCTAGTGATGAAGAATGGTCTGGTCTGCACGGATTTTATCAAGGCCGAGTATTCATGCGCCCCAGACGCTCAAGGCTTTTCGCAAAAGCTGGGTGCGGCACCGGTCGTGACTAAAGACTCGGGAGACGCCGTTTACGTGCTCACCGCCGTGGCTGCTCCGAAAGGCGCGCATGCCGTGCTGGAACACCGGTGGTTTCAAGAGGTTGAAGGTTCGTGGCAGGCCCGTGACGTGATGACGTTTGAAATCAAGGGTGGGCGAAAGGACGGCTGGCGTTTCTGGAGCCGTAAACGCTACGCAAGACCCGGATACTGGAAGGTCGAAACGGCTCTGAAAGGTGGCAATGTGCTGGGCGTTCAGAAGATCAAGGTCGAGGAGCCTCGCGACGAGGCGAAAAAATCTCGCCAACTTCTCTAGAGACCGCGTTCTCCGCTCAGGAGTTCGAGAGCGTTCTCTCCCATGATGCGCTTGATGGTGTCTTCCGAGTGACCTCGTGCGCGAAGACCTCTTTCGATAAGGTTGATATCGCGGCAATCCCGCATATCGCTCGGGATCGGGATCCAACCATCGTAGTCAGAACCGATGGCCACGTGTCGGTCGCCCGCCACTTTGAGCGCGTATTCGATATGGTCGAGCACGCAATTTGAGTCCACTCGAACTTTACCAGTCAGAAATTTCGGGGCGAACATGATGCCGATGACACCGTCTGTAGCCACGATACCGTCGATTTCCTCGTCGGTGATGTTGCGCGCGTGCGGATAGGCTCCTTTGATGCCGGTATGCGTGCAGAAGAGCGGCCTTTTGGATATGCGGCAGACATCCAGAACACCTGGGGTGTTGAGGTGCGCCACGTCCACTGTGATATCCGACTCCTGGAGTGCCTCCACTAGATCACGTCCAAAATCGGTGATGCCGTCGACTTCGTTGGCACCGCGTCCCATCGAGGGCGTCGCCGCTTCGTTCTTGGAGAAATGCGTGAGCGTCAGGTAAGCGACACTTCGCTCTTTAAGCGTATGTACGCGGTCAAGCCGCTTGTTCAGCATGTGCGCGCCTTCGACGCCTGGGGCTAGAGCGAGTTTGCCTTCGGCAAGGGCCAGGCGCCATTCTGAGCGATTTCGGATGCGCCAAACTCTAGGGTCTGCCGCCAAGTCATAGTCGAGGTAGTCGATCTGCTTGTTCATTTCGAGAAAACCACTCTCGGATTCCCACGGGTAATAGTGAATGCCGAGACATGCCCCAGAATACTTGGCTTCAAGCATGCGTGGGATGTCAGCGTGCCAGATGAGGGGCTGCCCCTTGATTCCCGGTCGATGTTGTCTGAGCGCGTCGTAGGAAAAAAGGCGTTGCTGAATGATAAAGTCAACGTGCAGGTCGATAATCATGGGTCATCATCAGGGAAAAAGAAACCCGGCGCCGCGGTGACGTCTAAGGTGATGGAGAGCTCCTCGCACTCGCCTTCGGCGTTCGGTGCGAGGTCGGCGAGTCGAAAGAGTGAGGTGGAGATTAGTCGTAGGACGTCGGCCGACGCGTCGATTTGGGAGATGCTTTCTGCAAACTCGGGAATCACGATCGCGCCCGCGATGATCCCTTCAAAACGCCCGGACTCGGTAAAAGACCCCGCGATTGTGGCGTTCCGGATTTGGACGAAAACCTCAAAATTGTCCACCACGAGCGGAAGCTCAAGATCGAACGGTCCCGCCACGAGTTTCCCTTCTTCAATTCGGGCGCCTTCGATCAGCGTGGGGGCAATGTTAGGGTCGCGTTCATAAGTCTGACTTTCTTCCAGAAGTCCGTTGGCTCCGATGGACGGTTGGCCAGTCGCTCTGCCGACTTGAACTTCCACACACGCGTCGTCTTCCAGGCTGTCGAGCTTCGAGACCTCGAGCGAGAGCAGGAGCCCGCCCGAGTTGATGGTGCGCTGAATCACGGCGAGTACCGAGTCTGCGCCGGCCACAGCATCGAGCGCTGGAACGAGGCGCGCAAACTGATTGTCGACCCCGGGCTCGCCTGTGGGCGAGACGAAATCCTCTTGCCCGCAGGTTTCTTCGTCGCCTCGGTCGGAGAGGCGTCCGTCGATATTAAGACCGTTGGAGACTTCTCCTTCGTGACCCACAAAGGAAACCTGGTCTACGACTAAAGTCTTGGCCTCGAGCGCCCCTCCGCAAGGGTCTGTGACCTCGGAGGGCTCCTGAGGAAATGTGGACGTGGTATCTACACAACCAAAGCCAAACACGGCCAGCATGACAAGCTTAAGTACTGATTCCTTCATGCCTTCTGTTTTACAAGGAGAACCATCGCTTGCCTAGCGGGATTGAAGGCGTTAAAAGAGCGTTCTTTCGTAAACCCCCCGAAGGACTCGGCATGTACGCCTCCTCTCGCTTTAGTAAGAACCGCTACGCCCAGTGCGCCGCGTGGATTGTTGCTCTGTTCAGTGTTTTTGTGATTTTCACAGGATATTTGATTTCTCCCAATGACGTGAGCGCTCAGAACGAGACCGAGGCTCCAGTTGAGGCCAAGGTAGACGCACCGGCGGCCGATACTGACAACGCCAAGGTAGCTCCAGAAGCCAAGGCTGACGCGCAGCCGATCCTCAAGCGAAAGATTGGAGAGGGTGAAAAGTCTTCAGTCCTGGAGCGGGCGATTAGCTTTCTTGGCCTGGCGTTCTTCATCTTTATCGCGTGGTTGATGTCGACGAACCGAAAGGCCATCAGTTGGAAATTGGTTGGATGGGGTGTGGGGCTGCAGATTACTTTTGCTCTGGCAATCTTTTTCGTTCCTGGAGGGGAGTGGGCGTTTGAACAGGCGACAAGAGGCGTGAATGCTCTACTTGGTTTCACCAACGTGGGGTCCGACTTCATCTTCAAGAGTTTTGTGACCAATCAATGGGAGCCCGCTCTTGTGAACTTCGGGTTTGCTGTTTTGCCGACCATCATCTTCTTCTCGTCTTTGATGACGATCCTCTACCATATCGGCGTGATGCATAAGATCGTGGCTGGGTTTGCGTGGGTCATGGAGAAGGTCATGGGCACTTCGGGAGCTGAGAGCCTCAGTGCGGCGGCAAATATCTTTGTGGGGCAGACCGAGGCGCCACTTGTGGTCAAGCCATACGTGGACGACATGACCGTGTCTGAATTGATGACCGTCATGACTGGCGGATTCGCAACGGTGGCTGGCGGCGTGATGGCGATTTATGTGGGCATGTTGCAGTCTTCGTTTCCGAACATTGCGGGTCACCTGATCGCGGCGAGTGTGATGAGTGCCCCAGCGGCGTTGGTGATCGGGAAGATTATGATTCCTGAGACTGAGACCCCAAAAACGATGGGTGGCGTCAAAATGACCTTGGAAAAAGAGGACGTGAACGTGCTCGATGCCGCTAGCCGTGGGGCTGCCGAAGGTCTGAAACTCGCGCTCAACGTGGGCGCTATGTTGTTGGCGTTCATCGCGTTGGTAGCCATGGTCAACGGCATCATCGCACTTCCTCAGGGCGAAGATCCGCTCACTCTACAGGTGCTCCTCGGCTACCTCTTCAGCCCGATCGCGTGGATCATGGGTGTGCCCTGGGTCGACGCGGTTCACGTAGGCAAATTGTTGGGAATCAAAATGGTTCTCAACGAACTTGTAGGCTACGCCGAGCTTCAGATGATGCTCAATGATCCAAATATCGTGCTCAAGGATCGCTCCGTGATTATCGCGACCTACGCGTTGTGTGGCTTTGCTAACTTCGGGTCCATCGGCATTCAGCTCGGTGGTATTGGTGGTATTGCGCCGAGCCGAAAGCATGACCTCGCGAAGATCGCATTTAAGGCCATGATCGGTGGTACGATTGCGGCGTGTATGACGGCGACAATCGCCGGGATCTTGAACTAAACCCCTAGAGGCCGACACATTTATGTCTAGTAAAGGCTCGATTCTAAAAACACTGGCCGGATGCGGATGCGTGCTCCTTTTGATCGGGATGCTACTCGGTGGAGCCGGTCTTTACGCTGCGTGGGTTGGTGTTCAGAAGTTGAGCGCGGTGGCCGCTGAGAAGTCCAAGTCCTTCGACCCTGAGAGACTCAAAGATCTACGTGACCTACTGCCCGAAGGCGTGGAGATGCCCGAAGTGGACCAGAAGCGAATTGTGCAAGCCCTTGGGCGACCGCTCGACGCCGAAGACGTAGACAGATTTCTCGCCGCAAATAAGTGGTTCTATGACCAACCCGAGAATTCCGAGGCATCTAAGGCGCTCGAGGAAGCATCGCAGGGTACTGGGCTTGATGTGTTCACCAACGGCCGTGATGCCATGGAGAAGCACACCAAGCTCATCGGGTTGCTGACTCGGTTCAACACGTACATTTCCGAGAACGATGGATACGTAAAACAGATCGATGGTGCGATTCGCTGCGCGGGTGTTGCTGCGGCTGCGGACGCGTATAGTAGGGTCAAGGGCGGGGAGCCTTGGGAGGCGAAGAGCGCCGCCGAACTCAAGACCCTGGCGTCAAAGACTGACACGGATGTGGAGCTCGACCCACTCGCCAAGCAAATGGGACTTGCTCCAACGGATCTTGAATGGGCTCGGCCTGGGCTTGTAGCACTATCCAAGATGCCGAACGAATCGTTTGAGACGTGGGAAAAATTGCCAGTCGCAAAACGAAAAGAGTTAATCGAAACGTATAGAAAACAAGGGTCGGCGGTCCTGGCCACCCAATTGAACCCGGTGCTTCAAACCGGCGGACTCCTCGAGATTTTGGCTCAGGGGTTCAAGAATTCTGGAGGATGAGTGACGTACTACGATGAAGTGAAATTGGCCGCAGATTGGCTAAAAGAGCGCGTGGGCAAGGTGCCTAGCGCCGCAATGGTGTTGGGCAGCGGGCTCGGGGCGATGGCCGAAGAACTGTCCGACTCGATGACCTTTGAATACTCGGAGATTCCGAACTTTCCGGTCTCAAAAGTCGAAGGACACGCTGGTCGTTTGGTGGTGGGCGAGTTGGCTGGAAAGACCGTAGCTGTGATGCAAGGTCGAGTACACTACTACGAAGGCTGGAGTGCTGAAGAGCTCACGCTCCCAATGCGCGCCTTTGGTCTATGGGGAATCGACAAAGTCATCATCACGAATGCTGCAGGTGGCATCAATCCGGACTTCAAGGCCGGAGATCTAATGTTGATCACCGACCATATCAACTACATGGGCTTCAATCCCTTGCGTGGAGACAATGACGACCGCTTCGGGCCGAGATTCCCGGATATGTCGCACGCCTATAATCCTGAGATGCAAGACTTGATCGTTCGGGCGGCTAGAGAGCTCAACGTGCCTTTGAAAGCCGGCGTATACGTTGCAGTTGCGGGTCCTTCGTACGAGACGCCGGCCGAGATTCGAATGTTCGGGAAAGTCGGTGCCGATGCTGTTGGTATGTCAACCGTGCCCGAGGCCATCGTGGCAAATCACATGGGGCTCAAGGTGGGCGGCATCAGCTGCATTTCAAACCTCGCGGCGGGAATCTCTCCTACTAAACTCGACCACGCCGAGGTTAAGGCCACGGCCGATTTGGTGAAGGAAGCTTTCGCTAGCCTCGTGCGCAAAACGGTCGAACTCATGGACGCTGAATGAAAGATTTTGAAGGAATCAAAGGCGAGGTTTGGACTCGTTTGGCCTCGGAAGCTATTGAGGCCCAGAACAGGGCGTATGCCCCTTATAGCGACTTCGCGGTGGGAGCCGCATTGCTTCTCGATGACGGAAGTATTGTCCACGGATGCAATGTGGAGAATGCCACGTTCGGCGCCACGGTATGTGCGGAGAGAACCGCTGTGGGCTCGGCGGTCGCCCTTGGAAAACGCAAGTTTCTGGCAATCGCGGTTGTGACGCCAGCGGATTCATGTGTGGCGCCGTGTGGCATCTGCCGACAAGTGCTCGCCGAGTTTTCTGAAAAATTGCCGATTCTGCTTTCAAACAATGCGGGCGAACACGAATTTGTGACGATTGATGAGTTGTTGCCACACCGCTTCAGAAAGTCGGATTTCGTTTGAGTACAAGCGGGCTCTGTCCGCTTGGGATGGACAG
This Microvenator marinus DNA region includes the following protein-coding sequences:
- a CDS encoding FadR/GntR family transcriptional regulator — protein: MFTPITKKSVSDSVFEQLRQRILAGELAAGETLPSERHLAETLGVNRGAVREALKRLEQAKLITIHQGESTRVLDFWETAGTELISSLIFDADGQIDFEVARSVMEMRSAMAADIARLCAIRSPEIAENLLRICEEMKLGDLSARQDLNMEFWATVIRGSQNVAYQLAFNSIRELYDQMRELMAVVLMEELNNLSSHRTIAEAIGAGESEKARKLALELVSTRAPSSLVG
- a CDS encoding 4Fe-4S dicluster domain-containing protein: MAFVITEPCLGTCDTSCVESCPVDCIHGPLPVDEVKDLQAAGDTEALANIQMFIDPDVCIDCGCCVPECPVEAIFEEDDVPGKWSNFIKLNADFFA
- a CDS encoding DUF2505 family protein gives rise to the protein MARIDIRDHIAFDRKTVYETFRDHLKELQPYLPTIESIEVESYDRLDDTMVKIVNIWKASEGDIPAMASKFIKPEMLRWTDRATWFDDQHICNWDMEVGFLKEAISCSGTTRYIEKGNGTEVHIEGNLRVDASKIPGVPRLVAGKVSDVVEGFVVKMITPNLKEVNRGCEKHLSK
- a CDS encoding DUF2914 domain-containing protein, which produces MALLIDPAHVQRARAYAPFTAFVGGFVFDILTLRGPLNWLNLGALGAYALLVSVLLILQARGAFEKWSKWLSYATQFGLGALFSAMVVLYFKSSHQLFSFLFVMILFCGMVANEFLHKDKRLREIIWGIYAVSLAMLLNFVIPYALDSVRPVYFYLSTAMALGLVVVVWLLAGRIKQLLRGPLISVGILVGVYAIGLIPPVPLVMKNGLVCTDFIKAEYSCAPDAQGFSQKLGAAPVVTKDSGDAVYVLTAVAAPKGAHAVLEHRWFQEVEGSWQARDVMTFEIKGGRKDGWRFWSRKRYARPGYWKVETALKGGNVLGVQKIKVEEPRDEAKKSRQLL
- a CDS encoding dipeptidase; the encoded protein is MIIDLHVDFIIQQRLFSYDALRQHRPGIKGQPLIWHADIPRMLEAKYSGACLGIHYYPWESESGFLEMNKQIDYLDYDLAADPRVWRIRNRSEWRLALAEGKLALAPGVEGAHMLNKRLDRVHTLKERSVAYLTLTHFSKNEAATPSMGRGANEVDGITDFGRDLVEALQESDITVDVAHLNTPGVLDVCRISKRPLFCTHTGIKGAYPHARNITDEEIDGIVATDGVIGIMFAPKFLTGKVRVDSNCVLDHIEYALKVAGDRHVAIGSDYDGWIPIPSDMRDCRDINLIERGLRARGHSEDTIKRIMGENALELLSGERGL
- a CDS encoding NupC/NupG family nucleoside CNT transporter, whose translation is MYASSRFSKNRYAQCAAWIVALFSVFVIFTGYLISPNDVSAQNETEAPVEAKVDAPAADTDNAKVAPEAKADAQPILKRKIGEGEKSSVLERAISFLGLAFFIFIAWLMSTNRKAISWKLVGWGVGLQITFALAIFFVPGGEWAFEQATRGVNALLGFTNVGSDFIFKSFVTNQWEPALVNFGFAVLPTIIFFSSLMTILYHIGVMHKIVAGFAWVMEKVMGTSGAESLSAAANIFVGQTEAPLVVKPYVDDMTVSELMTVMTGGFATVAGGVMAIYVGMLQSSFPNIAGHLIAASVMSAPAALVIGKIMIPETETPKTMGGVKMTLEKEDVNVLDAASRGAAEGLKLALNVGAMLLAFIALVAMVNGIIALPQGEDPLTLQVLLGYLFSPIAWIMGVPWVDAVHVGKLLGIKMVLNELVGYAELQMMLNDPNIVLKDRSVIIATYALCGFANFGSIGIQLGGIGGIAPSRKHDLAKIAFKAMIGGTIAACMTATIAGILN
- a CDS encoding purine-nucleoside phosphorylase, encoding MTYYDEVKLAADWLKERVGKVPSAAMVLGSGLGAMAEELSDSMTFEYSEIPNFPVSKVEGHAGRLVVGELAGKTVAVMQGRVHYYEGWSAEELTLPMRAFGLWGIDKVIITNAAGGINPDFKAGDLMLITDHINYMGFNPLRGDNDDRFGPRFPDMSHAYNPEMQDLIVRAARELNVPLKAGVYVAVAGPSYETPAEIRMFGKVGADAVGMSTVPEAIVANHMGLKVGGISCISNLAAGISPTKLDHAEVKATADLVKEAFASLVRKTVELMDAE
- a CDS encoding cytidine deaminase translates to MKDFEGIKGEVWTRLASEAIEAQNRAYAPYSDFAVGAALLLDDGSIVHGCNVENATFGATVCAERTAVGSAVALGKRKFLAIAVVTPADSCVAPCGICRQVLAEFSEKLPILLSNNAGEHEFVTIDELLPHRFRKSDFV